From Cellulomonas dongxiuzhuiae, the proteins below share one genomic window:
- a CDS encoding NERD domain-containing protein: protein MARTYPEHPAFPEDGGAEQTVWEALRDHLPDDAVLLAGTALQDGPKEREIDLLVVWPGLGVAAIEVKGGHVTRTDGQWWQGSGAGRHPLNPVRQVQDAKHTLLALLRRQGLAAALTRTAHLVALPHTYLPGDWDAPELPRTMLLDRADVADGGSAVHLVRRAIDEHGAGHAPLDEPAAEALVEWLTGGFPSQAETLAVAAEYEDHLDRLTREQAHAMRFLDAVPRVHVVGGAGTGKTWLALEHAHRRARAGSASCSCATRAAWRGTWSGRP from the coding sequence GTGGCGCGCACCTACCCCGAGCACCCCGCGTTCCCCGAGGACGGTGGTGCCGAGCAGACCGTCTGGGAGGCGCTGCGCGACCACCTGCCGGACGACGCCGTGCTCCTCGCGGGCACCGCGCTGCAGGACGGTCCCAAGGAACGTGAGATCGACCTGCTCGTCGTGTGGCCGGGGCTGGGTGTCGCCGCGATCGAGGTGAAGGGCGGGCACGTCACCCGGACCGACGGTCAGTGGTGGCAGGGGTCCGGTGCCGGGCGCCACCCCCTCAACCCGGTCCGGCAGGTGCAGGACGCCAAGCACACCCTGCTCGCGTTGCTGCGCCGGCAGGGCCTGGCAGCGGCGCTCACCCGGACTGCGCATCTCGTCGCCTTGCCGCACACCTACCTGCCGGGGGACTGGGACGCGCCGGAGCTGCCCCGGACGATGCTGCTCGACCGGGCGGACGTCGCCGACGGCGGGAGCGCTGTCCACCTCGTGCGCCGGGCGATCGACGAGCACGGGGCCGGTCACGCGCCCCTCGACGAGCCGGCCGCCGAGGCGCTGGTCGAGTGGTTGACCGGTGGGTTCCCGTCCCAGGCGGAGACCCTCGCGGTCGCTGCCGAGTACGAGGACCACCTCGACCGGCTGACGCGCGAGCAGGCGCACGCCATGCGGTTCCTCGACGCGGTGCCGCGGGTGCACGTCGTCGGAGGGGCGGGCACGGGCAAGACGTGGCTCGCCCTCGAGCACGCGCATCGACGGGCCCGGGCGGGGAGCGCGTCGTGCTCATGTGCTACTCGCGCGGCCTGGCGCGGTACCTGGAGCGGACGACCGTGA
- a CDS encoding Eco57I restriction-modification methylase domain-containing protein → MSFDSAAIDHLISQYGLRKTWLSILATALGDREDLTYILESREFSDAEVLKSDLIAGLTIGEISVLYEYSHAMADHRSRKSNGQFFTPDDVAKFMARFATRFPSGRWLDPCSGIGNLTWHLVAQQENPEEFLRHRMVLSDVDDLALLIARTLLTSAFQDQCPNLFHEIRDNFVQFDFLSVPTVDSSAAPNEPSSLIGIPEHDYVIVNPPYLAIKSKDMRFETARSADLYAYFLENIIKTSKGFISVTPQSFTNAAKFQDLRALLLRSFESLEILTFDNIPGNVFRGIKFGSKNSNTANSIRAAITVALPGGGKRRITSLMRWRTAERTRLFEEVEMFLSEAPLTPAFFPKVSGVFLELYKRLDGSPRLASLCQKTRTSYPLYVPSAPRYFIPALKSSVKRASQRVLYFKTDEERDRAYLLINSSLMYWWWRVRDGGMTLSQETLLSLPIPDFKVDDSLVGLLEESERVNKVYKMNAGAAQENVKHPLALVAQINRLIVPDYADRLLLTHENTEFAQARFLPGEKGCRSDHVDR, encoded by the coding sequence GTGTCGTTCGACTCGGCCGCAATCGACCACTTGATCTCTCAGTATGGGCTTCGCAAGACGTGGCTCAGCATCCTTGCGACCGCCCTTGGCGACAGAGAGGACCTGACGTACATTCTCGAGAGTCGCGAGTTCTCTGACGCCGAGGTTCTCAAATCTGACCTGATTGCGGGTCTCACGATTGGCGAGATCAGTGTGCTTTACGAATACAGCCATGCCATGGCTGACCACCGTTCTCGGAAATCTAACGGGCAATTCTTTACTCCAGACGATGTCGCCAAGTTCATGGCCCGCTTCGCCACGCGATTCCCCAGCGGGCGATGGCTTGATCCGTGCTCTGGCATCGGAAATCTCACGTGGCATCTCGTAGCTCAGCAGGAGAACCCGGAGGAGTTTCTCCGACACCGGATGGTTCTGTCTGATGTCGATGATCTCGCGCTCCTAATCGCACGCACGTTACTAACATCTGCGTTCCAGGATCAGTGTCCGAATCTGTTTCATGAAATTCGCGACAATTTTGTCCAGTTTGATTTTCTATCCGTTCCGACCGTCGATTCGTCAGCAGCACCCAACGAGCCGTCCAGTCTCATCGGAATCCCTGAGCATGACTATGTCATAGTTAACCCACCATATCTTGCCATCAAATCCAAGGATATGAGGTTTGAAACAGCGAGGTCTGCTGATCTGTATGCGTACTTCCTTGAGAACATTATCAAGACAAGCAAGGGCTTTATAAGCGTTACGCCGCAATCATTTACAAACGCGGCAAAGTTTCAGGACTTGCGCGCCCTCCTTCTGCGTTCGTTCGAGAGTCTCGAGATTCTGACGTTCGACAATATTCCTGGCAACGTTTTCCGCGGCATCAAGTTCGGCAGTAAGAACAGCAACACTGCCAACAGTATCCGTGCTGCGATCACGGTCGCATTGCCCGGTGGAGGAAAGCGTCGGATTACTTCGTTGATGCGGTGGCGCACAGCAGAAAGAACGCGACTCTTCGAAGAGGTAGAGATGTTCCTCAGTGAGGCGCCGCTGACACCTGCGTTCTTCCCCAAGGTCAGTGGGGTATTTCTTGAACTATACAAGCGTCTTGATGGCAGCCCAAGGCTTGCTTCGCTCTGTCAGAAGACGCGGACGTCCTATCCTCTTTATGTTCCGTCTGCGCCGCGATACTTCATCCCGGCACTAAAGTCGAGCGTGAAGCGTGCGTCGCAACGTGTGCTGTACTTCAAGACGGACGAGGAGCGTGATCGGGCCTACCTTCTGATCAACAGCTCCTTGATGTACTGGTGGTGGCGTGTTCGAGATGGTGGAATGACACTCTCGCAGGAGACTCTGCTATCCCTTCCTATCCCCGACTTTAAAGTTGACGACTCGCTTGTTGGGCTTCTTGAAGAGTCTGAGCGAGTGAACAAGGTTTACAAGATGAATGCCGGGGCGGCGCAGGAGAACGTTAAGCATCCGCTTGCTCTCGTGGCGCAGATAAACAGATTGATCGTCCCTGACTACGCTGATCGCCTCCTGCTCACGCACGAGAACACGGAGTTTGCTCAGGCTAGGTTCTTGCCGGGAGAGAAAGGGTGCCGGTCGGACCATGTGGATCGGTGA
- a CDS encoding DUF3320 domain-containing protein: MNDEDHHGDVTTRITAPPVLSYAMAHSRIGVIDEITVTPVAADTRGASLEVDVVCATGSLGGPKVHLLDLAAGRPTTLRDVDLVLDPARMLAVDEQQPGRIRTVLRDAAGTVLGTGSADVQVLASHQWVARPPQLALEMLAAHVQPNAAAIAPLLVEASDLLRASTGRSALDGYQSEDPERVDAIAAAVYDAVRARDVRYAEPPASWGDVGQKVRTPAEVLEGRLGTCLDTTVTYAAALEQAGINATLWLLAGHAVVGYWRQETTLGVVATSDVADVVNLVDLGLIGLVETTALAGGVESKPFEVARRAGKNRLAGDLTQVVGVTDVRQARLAGIYPLPSRSVDADGQVVVHTYTAGAGPTIAAYRGTPSPRGDEDRREVPARVGRWKNSLLDLSLRNRLIHYTDRSGFRLEVPDQALARLEDQISANVAITLVASDVVAEVDAARGTRFGRDLPEDTREILLADKRAAYVDITSAAYTGKLRYLTYKAKTIVEETGSNNLFLAFGMLRWRFNDRDLRSPLVLVPVQLSTTSRGQTYRIRLDEAGVSTPNYCLLEKLRVAFGLEIPGLAEPGEDSSGIDLAAAFEAVRLAIAQAGLPFRVEETVDLAILQFAKFPLWRDLDRHWETLTRNPLVHHLVHTPLDAFTDPAPPPQDVDLDALGAAVPVPADSSQLEAVADAVAGRTFVLEGPPGTGKSQTITNLLARSLAEGRRVLFVAEKRAALDVVKKRLEAVGLAHLSLDLHDKGARPAAVRAQLRAALELHAAPDVDALRAGSETAAAARRRLAAYAARVHEQNGAGHSLYSARSFDLASDQAITPLDVPAALVATATPQQLAEIRDVLRDLPEHADLARPRPRHPWRFVDVRPGTAFDVPTAHAAAQRLDAAIGAAQDEGLDLARLGRLRSVDDATTWARLAVAPRYPLTMVDARHDPAWRPHLQRLRAAADALAAGTGAWRQVVGPDVMLRDVAAIHAAALAADVSGFFRRRGRRRAVLAQLADVLVVEPREVPLTTISTLTAELAATYAQVSELRALVQEATLPFAADGWNPGDPKAAAWMRDEVDRLVWLGEVLEADGSALADDLRTFYAGTASGDASGPLTELAESWSGFSAAVATDREALDRWCGDDGFLTAWWATRGERRLEWAASLERWVGLVQHVEPLRRHGMDVARRGILDGRVVPDDAVPAFDRGAARASLVERADATALGDFDVTAHNRTIERFTHATRAVRAELPQAIPEQVLAMRRFDVTSGAGQIGGLVRQLKRERGGMTVRALMEHYGELITQIMPCTLMSPESVARFFPARAGLFDVVVFDEASQIRVADAIGAMGRASSVVVVGDSKQMPPTQVAETNVRAEDDEDVAVETVVDEESILSECVQSRVPSRWLSWHYRSQDESLIAFSNRLYYEDRLSSFPAPLPSDTRQHPAGYGISLVRVDGKFERSGKGTALRTNPVEADAIVADVRARFAASPRRAPSLGIITFNAPQRDLIDNLLRDSGDDRIVAALDDADGLFVKNLENVQGDERDCILFSVAFSANDRGVVPLNFGPLSKPGGERRLNVAVTRARRQVVLYASFAPEALRAEESTQVGTKHLRAYLDLAAHGVEVGVGGGRRRSIVDHHRDDLAAELRRAGYAVRTDVGLSDFRVDVSIATADDPDRPLVAVLLDGPTWHARRTVADRDGLPVEVLQGLMRWPGVERVWLPEWVQQRQATLLRLMEAVERAREATRGVVVDSLPAGELEVPALRVEVDGDVLEGDGDEVEVVTGSVGVVTGSVGVVAAGEAHVGARASVLDRAPVRRHPAVRDHEEWAPGVLGKVSTLDRLPAERAAAEVRAAIVDAITVEGPVHPDRLAKIVAGAYGLGRVGEERKASIRRLVPPENRPADDDFYWPAGVEPRTWFEVRSAVDGESRPVDEVSLVEIANALRVAAEETGGASADELKRRALQMFGGKRVTEAIGKRLDAGLAVGLEWGRVRVRGVGVYVSGG, from the coding sequence GTGAACGACGAGGACCACCACGGCGACGTCACGACCCGGATCACCGCGCCACCCGTCCTCAGCTACGCGATGGCCCACAGCCGCATCGGCGTCATCGACGAGATCACCGTGACGCCCGTCGCGGCCGACACCCGCGGCGCGTCGCTCGAGGTCGACGTCGTGTGCGCGACGGGGTCGCTCGGCGGCCCGAAGGTGCACCTGCTCGACCTCGCCGCCGGCCGGCCCACGACGCTGCGCGACGTCGACCTCGTGCTCGACCCGGCGCGCATGCTCGCGGTCGACGAGCAGCAGCCGGGCCGGATCCGCACGGTGCTGCGCGACGCCGCGGGCACCGTGCTCGGCACGGGGTCCGCCGACGTGCAGGTCCTCGCGTCCCACCAGTGGGTCGCCCGGCCCCCGCAGCTCGCGCTGGAGATGCTCGCCGCCCACGTCCAGCCGAACGCGGCCGCGATCGCCCCGCTGCTCGTCGAGGCGTCGGACCTGCTGCGCGCGTCCACGGGGCGCTCCGCGCTCGACGGCTACCAGTCGGAGGACCCCGAGCGCGTCGACGCGATCGCGGCCGCGGTCTACGACGCCGTGCGGGCGCGCGACGTGCGGTACGCCGAGCCGCCCGCGTCGTGGGGCGACGTCGGCCAGAAGGTCCGCACGCCCGCCGAGGTCCTCGAGGGGCGCCTCGGCACGTGCCTCGACACGACCGTCACGTACGCGGCGGCGCTCGAGCAGGCGGGCATCAACGCGACGCTCTGGCTCCTCGCGGGGCACGCGGTCGTCGGGTACTGGCGGCAGGAGACGACGCTCGGCGTGGTCGCGACGTCCGACGTCGCGGACGTCGTCAACCTCGTGGACCTCGGCCTCATCGGCCTGGTCGAGACGACCGCGCTCGCAGGCGGCGTCGAGTCGAAGCCGTTCGAGGTCGCGCGCCGGGCGGGCAAGAACCGCCTCGCAGGCGACCTGACGCAGGTCGTCGGCGTGACCGACGTGCGGCAGGCGCGGCTCGCGGGGATCTACCCGCTGCCCAGCCGGTCGGTGGACGCCGACGGGCAGGTCGTCGTGCACACGTACACGGCCGGCGCCGGCCCCACCATCGCGGCGTACCGCGGCACCCCGTCGCCGCGCGGCGACGAGGACCGGCGCGAGGTGCCCGCGCGCGTCGGCCGGTGGAAGAACTCCCTGCTCGACCTGAGCCTGCGCAACCGGCTCATCCACTACACCGACCGGTCCGGCTTCCGCCTCGAGGTGCCCGATCAGGCGCTCGCGCGCCTCGAGGACCAGATCAGCGCGAACGTCGCGATCACGCTCGTCGCGTCCGACGTCGTCGCGGAGGTCGACGCGGCGCGCGGCACCCGGTTCGGCCGGGACCTGCCCGAGGACACCCGCGAGATCCTGCTCGCCGACAAGCGCGCCGCGTACGTCGACATCACGAGCGCCGCGTACACGGGCAAGCTGCGGTACCTGACGTACAAGGCGAAGACGATCGTCGAGGAGACGGGGTCGAACAACCTGTTCCTCGCGTTCGGCATGCTGCGCTGGCGGTTCAACGACCGCGACCTGCGCTCGCCGCTGGTCCTCGTGCCGGTGCAGCTGTCGACCACGAGCCGCGGGCAGACCTACCGCATCCGGCTCGACGAGGCGGGCGTCTCGACCCCGAACTACTGCCTGCTGGAGAAGCTGCGCGTCGCGTTCGGGCTGGAGATCCCCGGGCTCGCGGAGCCGGGCGAGGACTCCTCGGGCATCGACCTCGCGGCGGCCTTCGAGGCCGTGCGGCTGGCGATCGCCCAGGCGGGGCTGCCGTTCCGCGTCGAGGAGACGGTCGACCTCGCGATCCTGCAGTTCGCGAAGTTCCCGCTGTGGCGGGACCTCGACCGGCACTGGGAGACGTTGACGCGCAACCCCCTGGTGCACCACCTCGTACACACACCGCTCGACGCGTTCACGGACCCCGCTCCCCCGCCGCAGGACGTCGACCTCGACGCGCTCGGCGCCGCGGTGCCCGTGCCGGCCGACAGCTCGCAGCTCGAGGCCGTCGCGGACGCCGTCGCGGGCCGCACGTTCGTGCTCGAGGGCCCGCCGGGGACGGGGAAGTCGCAGACGATCACCAACCTGCTGGCGCGCTCGCTCGCCGAGGGGCGGCGCGTGCTGTTCGTCGCCGAGAAGCGCGCGGCGCTCGACGTCGTCAAGAAGCGGCTGGAGGCCGTGGGCCTGGCCCACCTGTCGCTCGACCTGCACGACAAGGGCGCGCGCCCGGCCGCCGTGCGGGCGCAGCTGCGCGCGGCGCTCGAGCTGCACGCCGCGCCGGACGTCGACGCGCTGCGGGCGGGCTCGGAGACCGCCGCGGCCGCACGCCGGCGCCTCGCCGCGTACGCGGCCCGGGTGCACGAGCAGAACGGCGCCGGGCACTCGCTGTACTCGGCGCGCAGCTTCGACCTCGCGTCGGACCAGGCGATCACCCCGCTCGACGTGCCCGCCGCGCTCGTCGCGACGGCCACGCCGCAGCAGCTCGCGGAGATCCGGGACGTCCTGCGCGACCTGCCCGAGCACGCCGACCTCGCGCGGCCCCGCCCGCGGCACCCGTGGCGCTTCGTCGACGTCCGCCCCGGCACCGCGTTCGACGTGCCGACCGCGCACGCCGCGGCGCAGCGCCTGGACGCCGCGATCGGCGCCGCGCAGGACGAGGGCCTGGACCTGGCCCGGCTCGGCCGGCTGCGGTCGGTGGACGACGCGACCACGTGGGCGCGGCTCGCCGTCGCACCGCGGTACCCGCTCACGATGGTCGACGCCCGGCACGACCCGGCCTGGCGCCCGCACCTGCAGCGGCTGCGCGCCGCCGCGGACGCGCTCGCGGCCGGGACGGGTGCGTGGCGGCAGGTCGTCGGGCCGGACGTCATGCTGCGGGACGTCGCGGCGATCCACGCGGCGGCGCTGGCGGCGGACGTGTCGGGGTTCTTCCGGCGTCGCGGGCGGCGGCGCGCGGTGCTCGCCCAGCTCGCGGACGTGCTCGTCGTGGAGCCGCGGGAGGTGCCGCTCACGACGATCTCGACGCTCACCGCCGAGCTGGCGGCGACGTACGCGCAAGTCAGCGAGCTGCGTGCGCTGGTGCAGGAGGCGACGCTGCCGTTCGCCGCCGACGGCTGGAACCCCGGCGACCCGAAGGCGGCCGCGTGGATGCGCGACGAGGTCGACCGCCTGGTGTGGCTGGGTGAGGTGCTCGAGGCGGACGGCTCGGCGCTGGCGGACGACCTGCGGACGTTCTACGCGGGCACCGCGAGCGGGGACGCGTCCGGCCCGCTGACCGAGCTCGCGGAGAGCTGGTCGGGGTTCTCGGCCGCGGTGGCCACGGACCGGGAGGCGCTGGACCGGTGGTGCGGTGACGACGGGTTCCTCACCGCGTGGTGGGCGACGCGGGGCGAGCGCCGGCTGGAGTGGGCGGCGTCGCTCGAGCGGTGGGTCGGGCTCGTGCAGCACGTCGAGCCGCTGCGCCGGCACGGCATGGACGTCGCGCGTCGCGGCATCCTCGACGGGCGCGTCGTCCCCGACGACGCCGTGCCCGCCTTCGACCGCGGGGCCGCGCGCGCGTCCCTCGTCGAGCGCGCGGACGCGACCGCGCTCGGGGACTTCGACGTCACGGCGCACAACCGCACGATCGAGCGCTTCACGCACGCGACGCGCGCGGTGCGGGCCGAGCTGCCGCAGGCGATCCCCGAGCAGGTGCTGGCGATGCGGCGGTTCGACGTCACGTCCGGCGCCGGGCAGATCGGCGGGCTGGTCCGCCAGCTCAAGCGCGAGCGCGGCGGCATGACGGTGCGCGCGCTCATGGAGCACTACGGCGAGCTGATCACGCAGATCATGCCGTGCACGCTCATGAGCCCGGAGTCCGTCGCGCGGTTCTTCCCCGCCCGCGCGGGCCTGTTCGACGTCGTCGTGTTCGACGAGGCGTCGCAGATCCGCGTCGCCGACGCGATCGGGGCGATGGGCCGGGCGTCGTCCGTGGTCGTCGTCGGGGACAGCAAGCAGATGCCGCCCACGCAGGTCGCCGAGACGAACGTGCGCGCCGAGGACGACGAGGACGTCGCGGTCGAGACCGTGGTCGACGAGGAGTCGATCCTCTCCGAGTGCGTGCAGTCGCGGGTGCCGAGCAGGTGGCTGTCGTGGCACTACCGCAGCCAGGACGAGTCGCTCATCGCGTTCAGCAACCGGCTGTACTACGAGGACCGCCTGTCGTCGTTCCCCGCGCCGCTGCCGAGCGACACCCGGCAGCACCCCGCCGGGTACGGGATCTCGCTGGTGCGCGTCGACGGGAAGTTCGAGCGGTCCGGCAAGGGCACGGCGCTGCGGACCAACCCCGTCGAGGCCGACGCGATCGTCGCCGACGTGCGTGCCCGCTTCGCGGCGTCCCCGAGGCGCGCGCCGTCGCTCGGGATCATCACGTTCAACGCCCCGCAGCGCGACCTCATCGACAACCTGCTGCGCGACAGCGGCGACGACCGCATCGTCGCCGCGCTGGACGACGCGGACGGGCTGTTCGTCAAGAACCTCGAGAACGTCCAGGGTGACGAGCGCGACTGCATCCTGTTCTCCGTCGCGTTCAGCGCGAACGACCGGGGTGTCGTGCCGCTGAACTTCGGGCCGCTGTCCAAGCCCGGTGGCGAGCGGCGGCTCAACGTCGCCGTGACGCGCGCGCGGCGGCAGGTGGTGCTGTACGCGAGCTTCGCGCCCGAGGCGCTGCGCGCCGAGGAGTCGACGCAGGTGGGGACCAAGCACCTGCGCGCCTACCTCGATCTCGCGGCCCACGGGGTCGAGGTCGGGGTGGGGGGCGGCCGGCGACGCAGCATCGTCGACCACCACCGCGACGACCTGGCCGCCGAGCTGCGGCGTGCCGGGTACGCCGTGCGGACCGACGTGGGGCTCTCGGACTTCCGCGTCGACGTGTCGATCGCGACCGCCGACGACCCCGACCGGCCGCTGGTCGCCGTGCTGCTCGACGGTCCGACGTGGCACGCGCGGCGGACGGTCGCCGACCGCGACGGGCTGCCGGTGGAGGTGCTGCAGGGGCTGATGCGCTGGCCCGGGGTGGAGCGGGTGTGGCTGCCGGAGTGGGTGCAGCAGCGGCAGGCGACGCTGCTGCGGCTGATGGAGGCGGTGGAGCGGGCGCGGGAGGCGACGCGCGGGGTGGTGGTCGACTCGCTGCCGGCTGGGGAGCTTGAGGTCCCCGCGCTGCGGGTCGAGGTGGACGGGGACGTCCTCGAGGGCGACGGGGACGAGGTCGAGGTCGTCACGGGGTCGGTGGGTGTCGTGACGGGGTCGGTGGGTGTCGTCGCGGCGGGCGAGGCGCATGTCGGCGCGCGGGCGTCCGTCCTCGACCGGGCGCCGGTGCGGCGGCACCCCGCGGTGCGGGACCACGAGGAGTGGGCGCCGGGGGTGCTCGGCAAGGTCTCGACGCTCGACCGGCTCCCTGCCGAGCGGGCCGCGGCTGAAGTGCGTGCCGCGATCGTCGACGCGATCACCGTCGAGGGCCCGGTCCACCCCGACCGCCTCGCGAAGATCGTCGCGGGCGCCTACGGGCTCGGTCGCGTCGGTGAGGAGCGCAAGGCGTCGATCAGACGGCTCGTGCCGCCGGAGAACCGGCCGGCGGACGACGACTTCTACTGGCCCGCGGGGGTGGAGCCGCGGACGTGGTTCGAGGTGCGGTCTGCCGTGGACGGCGAGAGCCGGCCGGTGGACGAGGTGTCGCTCGTGGAGATCGCCAACGCCCTGCGCGTCGCCGCCGAGGAGACGGGGGGTGCGTCGGCGGACGAGCTGAAGCGTCGGGCGCTGCAGATGTTCGGAGGGAAGCGGGTCACCGAGGCGATCGGGAAGCGGCTGGACGCGGGGCTGGCGGTGGGGCTGGAGTGGGGACGGGTGCGGGTGCGGGGGGTGGGGGTGTACGTCAGCGGGGGGTGA
- a CDS encoding ADP-ribosylglycohydrolase family protein, with amino-acid sequence MLNLTPVQIDRAVGALLGSAAGDALGAGYEFGPPLPDDAPVAMKGGGGFDWEPGEWTDDTSMAIPIAQVLADGGSLDDEASLDSIVAAWASWAQDAKDVGVQTSALLGSLHVPIAEAARQAAAARFADAPRSSGGNGTLMRTGPVALGYLDDGTERALANAARAVSDLTHGDPDAGDACVLWSMAIRHAIRTGEIDLVGQLPHLPASRRERWAAVIAEAEASQPRDFPKNGWVVQALQGAWSAIHHGDGLVDVLERAVRGGKDTDTVAAIAGALVGAAAGGTAVPARWRRILHGWPGMDSRGLVELAALAATGGQPDSRGWPTALRITGSGVRTLVTHPHDEGVVLASLDGLVHLPDDVTTVVSMCRIGRRQTSREHVEFWLFDEDGVNADVDAVLIDAADTIADLRAEGQTVALHCMEGRSRTSAVAAVYAIRHRGVPKGEALAGLQAALPDYAPKQFLLDAVGRIAEQVAGAGGEV; translated from the coding sequence ATGCTCAACCTCACCCCGGTCCAGATCGACCGCGCAGTCGGTGCCCTCCTCGGTTCCGCCGCCGGTGACGCGTTGGGGGCGGGATACGAGTTCGGTCCGCCGCTGCCGGACGACGCGCCCGTCGCGATGAAGGGCGGCGGCGGGTTCGACTGGGAGCCGGGGGAGTGGACGGACGACACGTCCATGGCGATCCCGATCGCGCAGGTGCTGGCCGATGGTGGGTCGCTCGACGACGAGGCGTCGCTGGACAGCATTGTCGCGGCGTGGGCGTCCTGGGCGCAGGACGCCAAGGACGTCGGGGTGCAGACGAGCGCGCTCCTGGGCTCCCTGCACGTGCCGATCGCTGAGGCGGCGCGCCAGGCGGCTGCGGCACGGTTCGCCGACGCCCCGCGCAGCTCCGGCGGCAACGGGACCCTCATGCGCACCGGCCCGGTCGCGCTTGGGTACCTCGACGACGGCACCGAGCGCGCGCTCGCGAACGCAGCCCGCGCCGTCTCCGACCTCACCCACGGCGACCCCGACGCCGGTGACGCGTGCGTCCTGTGGTCGATGGCGATCCGGCACGCGATCCGCACCGGTGAGATCGACCTGGTCGGTCAGCTCCCGCATCTGCCGGCGTCGCGCCGCGAGCGATGGGCGGCGGTCATCGCCGAGGCGGAGGCGTCCCAGCCGCGGGACTTCCCGAAGAACGGCTGGGTGGTGCAGGCGCTGCAGGGCGCGTGGTCCGCGATCCACCACGGCGACGGGCTCGTCGACGTGCTCGAGCGCGCGGTCCGCGGCGGCAAGGACACCGACACCGTCGCCGCCATCGCCGGTGCCCTCGTCGGCGCCGCGGCGGGCGGGACGGCCGTGCCAGCCCGTTGGCGGCGGATCCTGCACGGCTGGCCAGGCATGGACAGCCGTGGGCTCGTGGAGCTGGCGGCGCTCGCCGCCACCGGCGGACAACCCGACAGCCGTGGCTGGCCGACGGCCCTGCGGATCACCGGTTCCGGCGTCCGCACCCTCGTCACGCACCCGCACGACGAGGGCGTCGTGCTCGCGTCCCTCGACGGCCTCGTCCACCTGCCCGACGACGTCACCACGGTCGTCTCGATGTGCCGGATCGGTCGGCGCCAGACGTCCCGGGAGCACGTCGAGTTCTGGCTGTTCGACGAGGACGGCGTCAACGCCGACGTGGACGCCGTGCTGATCGATGCCGCCGACACGATCGCCGACCTGCGCGCCGAGGGGCAGACGGTGGCGCTGCACTGCATGGAGGGGCGCTCGCGCACGTCCGCCGTCGCTGCGGTGTACGCGATCAGGCACCGGGGGGTCCCCAAGGGCGAGGCGCTCGCGGGGCTGCAGGCGGCGCTGCCGGACTACGCGCCTAAGCAGTTCCTGCTCGATGCGGTGGGGCGGATCGCGGAGCAGGTCGCGGGGGCGGGCGGCGAAGTCTGA
- a CDS encoding DUF4352 domain-containing protein, which produces MSHPAPTDPSGATPPATTPAPKRSWFARHKVLTTIGAVVLVVIVGGALGGGDDDTASSASPASATATDAGAVCSAADEAAAGEATAPDPAAAGIGTPVRDGKFEFTVTAIEPGVARIGDDLFGKDAQGQFTLADVTVTNIGDEAQYLDGSSQKLVHGQGRKHSADTSAAIYLGDAESFLDQINPGNSVQGTVVFDLPADAAPASLELHDSMLSGGVTVTVG; this is translated from the coding sequence ATGAGCCACCCCGCCCCCACCGATCCGTCCGGCGCCACGCCCCCGGCCACGACGCCCGCACCGAAGCGTTCGTGGTTCGCCCGCCACAAGGTCCTCACCACCATCGGCGCGGTCGTCCTCGTGGTGATCGTCGGCGGCGCGCTCGGCGGTGGCGACGACGACACGGCCAGCTCCGCATCCCCGGCCAGCGCCACGGCGACCGACGCAGGGGCCGTCTGTTCCGCCGCCGACGAGGCTGCTGCCGGCGAGGCGACCGCACCGGATCCCGCAGCCGCCGGCATCGGGACCCCCGTGCGTGACGGCAAGTTCGAGTTCACCGTGACGGCGATCGAGCCCGGTGTCGCCCGCATCGGCGATGACCTGTTCGGCAAGGACGCGCAGGGCCAGTTCACCCTGGCCGACGTCACCGTCACGAATATCGGCGACGAGGCCCAGTATCTCGACGGGTCGAGCCAGAAGCTCGTCCACGGGCAGGGTCGAAAGCACTCGGCCGACACGTCCGCGGCCATCTACCTGGGCGACGCCGAGTCGTTCCTCGACCAGATCAACCCCGGCAACAGCGTGCAGGGAACGGTCGTGTTCGACCTGCCGGCCGACGCCGCGCCCGCGAGCCTGGAGCTGCACGACTCGATGCTCTCCGGCGGGGTGACCGTCACCGTCGGCTGA